GGCTGGGCATTGAGTGTCATCtgtaaggaaaggaaggaatctgTGGGAGCATTTTTCTCACAGGCATTTACTTGAACTTAGAAAAAACTCTGCTGTGTGCTAAGGGGAAATTGATAATCACCCTCTGAACTTTTAAGACTTGTTATAGCACATttatgtttctgtcctctctgtgGGTTTAAAGGGATCTCCCAGGGGTGGATGGCAGAGTGAATGTTCACTCTGGGCTCACTGGTAGGTCTCCAGtctcctgggaaggcagagaaggagtCTGACCTTGAGCACATTTGTAGCCTCCACTTCCCACCCCTACCGCAGATTCTGAAATGAGGCttcttttctccagttctgtaatTTTTGGGGAAACCAAGAGTTTCTTCCCACAGAAGATGGCATTACACTATTTCCTGTCTTCAAAAATTAGGCTTTCGTTGTTCTCTAATATCTCTGATATTTATAAGTTAAGTTCTGGACCTTTTATTCACAGATTGCTAAAAGGTGTGCAGGAAACTCCATAGGATAAAACGTGCTGATAGCATATAATTCTGTCCATGCTGTGCTATGGATGACATTTTTATCTCTGGAGGATCCTCATTTTACATAAGATGCAAAACTAAGTGCGCACCCTCGATCCAGTCTGGAGCACTTCATTAAAGAACTGAGTTTGCTGCTGtctgtcatttgcttttcttcatgaGACCTTTGAACCACCTAAATATTGCCAGCACCCTCTTTTGGGACCCTGACATCTGAGAGGGTGAGATGGCACAAGTGCAGACATCCCTGGTTCCTCCCTGAAATTTCCCTCCTCCTTTATTCATCTTCTTCCTTAAGGGACCTGCTCTGACTGCTAATGACTTGTTTAGACCTCTCCAGGTTTGGACTGTCATACATAGAATAAGTCAATATGTGATTCTCGGAGTCTGGCTTTTTCGCTCACATTATGATTTGAAATTCATTCACGTTCGTAAGTGTAACCGGCTTTGGAATAATACTGGCACTCATTTCTGTGAAGTAGATTGTTAGAAGGGAACATATCTTTTATTGCCATGAATAGTGacaaatattattcaaaatgGTGTCCCTAATTCATGCTCCTGTGGCAGCATATGTGaggagacatttctccaaatccttgTGCACTTTTAGTTTTATCTCTCCCTGAAACTTCTATCACTGTGGTTAGTCTTTCAATTGTATAGCatcttacttaaaatttttaacaaaaaattttcttttaatctaatGATGCAGGCCAGTAGGTTTGTGTACGCCCATCTGACCCCAGTCATGTAAGTAATCATTGATCAAAATGTCACTATGCCACATGACTGTACTTGATAACAGCTGCTtaagttattaaaatgtaaaggATAAGTGATACACATTTGAGTCTTGGATACTATGTGGTCACTTTTCTATGTTGCCTCTTTGAAGCATCACAATCACTTTGAGGCATAGTTTGGTTCTattcattatacagatgaggaatgtGAATCTCAGTTAAGTAAATTATTCACGGGACACACCCACAGCTGGACCTCTCTAACACCAAAGGCTAATCTATAAACTAACATGCTGCACTGCCTGTAGTGGCAAAGTAGACTTGCCATTAAGTGAAGTTTGCTTCCACAGCTGGGCGTGTGAGCTTAGCGGGGTTGCTGTGACCCATGCTTTATGGGTTTGAGATTGGTGTTGCAGAAACCCAGATGGAGAAGCTCTTGGCTGAGGGAGTGAAAAATTACTGAAAGGATAGATGAGTGCATTTGAAGGATCATGCTTCCATAGAGCATGTTGTTGAGCCTCTTGGAATAAAAACATACAATCAAACAATCACCCAGTCCTCAGTTGTACCATTCAGTAAGCATCAGCACGCCATGAAGTGTGCTCACTGCTGTGTTGTGGGGACATAAAATCTATCCCAGGCTTCTGTGGCCTCCCATTCTGTCCCGTCCAATgaacctcttttctgttccattggtctacatctctgttttggtaccagtaccgtgctgttttgattactgtagcagcTGACTAAGTTTGTGATCAGGTTTTCAGTATTCATTGAGAGAAACAGAACCTTTTGCAAACAGTCCACAGCATGACATGCCCCTCATAAAGCTTTGTTTCTGTGTTGCAGGTAGTGCTGGTGTTTTATCTGAAGTGTGACTCTGGTAAGTATTCTGGAATTATTGTCAAGAAAAAAGCTGGTTTCAATGTGCAGTGCCACGCTGATTCTGGGATTGTGATAGGAATAAGCATAGTGAAAGTGTTTTTTAGAAACCTGAGTTCCCCGGGGAAAAATCATGGCCAAATTTTGAGGCAGCATCTGTGCTCCCTTTTGGCTGGTACTGAGTTGGGTGCTCTAGGATTGGTGGTGTCTTGTGTGAGGCTGCATCATGTGATGTGAACGTGTGTGCTTCTGTGCAGGTGAGGCTGTGTGTTTTCTCAGGAGAGATTTCCCATTTACACAGCCCGTTCTCCAGTGTctacttttaaagaataaaatccagccCCACTCTACTCTGTCTGTACAGTGACTCCTCCACCCTCACCAGAGCCATCCCTGGGTCTGGTTTATTATCCTCACAGCTCAGGTGGAGAACCTGAAGGGCCAGGGGGTGGCCCCAGCTCCTGAGTTCctgaatgaaaaagtgaaaacacaaaCCCAGGAGTCTAGGCCAGTGCTGACACTGGCAACTACTGGTATGCTCTCAGTCATGGGGTGTTGACCACCATGCAGGGAGTCCAGCATTCGTGTTTAAGCCCTAAGGAATTCCCAGAGACTGCCCATCGTTATAAAGTGGCCTCCATGGTCACACAACCCAGGGCAGTTACAGGTACATCTCCTCACAGACCGGCGTAGTCATCAGTTTGAAAAGCACAAAGATGTTTGTTTGGGTCGGCTCACAGgtccttttttgtttaatttttaagttcaggggaacCTGTGCGGGATGAGCAGGTTTGGTACATGCGTAAACGTGTGTCATGAAGCATTTGTTGTGCAGGTGATTTCATCATCCACGTATTCAGCTTAATATCAGTTATTTTCCTgatcttccccctcctcccaccgtCCACCCTCCAGCAGGCCCCAAGCTCACAAATTCTAAGAGGAGTGGGGGACCGCACAGGCCAGTGTGGCCCACTTCAGGTGTGAAGTTAATTTGCTCAGCAGCTGGCCAAAGCACATAAGGATCCGTGATGATTTTTAGTAGATGTAGTAATATCTTCCCAAGCCCTAAAATGCTCAAACCCGGCCAGCTGAAAATGGTGAGGGAGAGGGACAGGTAGGAACTCTGTGCAACACTTGGTTTGTAGCCTGGTTTCCATCCCCTCATGGCAACTCTCTTGTGCATGCGGGTTAAAGGCCCTCAGCCTCAACCCAAGCCTCCTCCATGAGGAGACTCCCACTATTGGCTGGCTACTGCAGCACATGAACACCAGCCAAAGTGAAACAAAACGTTGCTTTAAAACAAGTTATGTATTCATAATGTCCACTCATTGTTTTGTAATCTCTGCTCTCTCTGTGGTTAAGTCTTCCTATTAATTTCTGATATTAATTTTGTGATTTCCGTTTTTCCTTGATAAATCTCACTAATGACTTGTGTACTAGACTTTTCTTGAAAACAACTGTTGGCTTTTATCcatggctggggcatcatccacagctgAATAATCATCCATGGCTGAGACATCAGGGACAttcacagatgggcatcatccacgcctggggcatcatccactgctgggacatcatccacacctggggcatcatccacgcatggggcatcatccactgctggaacatcatccatgcctggggcttcatccacacctggggcatcatcaactgctgggacatcatccactgctgtggcatcatccatgcctggggcatcatccactgctggaacatcatccactgctgggacatcatccactgctgggacatcatccatgcctggggcatcatccactgctgggacatcatccacgcctggggtatcatccactgctggggcattaTCCAaccctggggcatcatccactgctgtggcatcatccacgcctggagcatcatccacacctggggcatcatccactgctggaacATCATcaactgctgggacatcatctaCTGCTGGGACATCCACACCTGaagcatcatccacacctggggcatcatccactgctggaacATCATtgactgctgggacatcatccactgctgtggcatcatccatgcctgaaacattatccactgctggggcatcatccactgctgggacatcatctaCGCCTCAGGCATCATCCATTGCTGGGGCTTCATCCACTCCTGGGGCATCATCGATGCCTCGgccatcatccactgctgggacatcatccacgttTGGGgtatccactgctggggcattaTCCATCCCTGTGGCATCATcttctgtggcatcatccacgaccagagcatcatccacacctggggcatcatccactgctgggacatcatcgaCTGCTGgtacatcatccacgcctggggcatcatccatagatgggcatcatttatgcctggAGCATCTTCcatacctggggcatcatccactgctgggacatcatccaccgctgggacatcatccactgctgggacaccatccatgcctggggcatcatccactgctgggacatcatccacacctgggacatcatccacacctggggcatcatccactgctgtggcatcatccatgcctggaacgtcatccactgctgggacgtcatccactgctgggacgtcatccactgctgggacgacatccactgctgggacatccacgcctggggcatcatccacgcctggggcatcatccactgctgggacatcatttatgcctgggacatcatccacgcctggggcatcatccactgctgtggcatcatccacacctaGAGCATCATCCaggcctggggcatcatccactgctgggacatcatccactgctgggacatttaCGCCTGGGGCaccatccactgctgggacatcatccactcctgggacatcatccacgcctggggcatcatccactgctgggacatcatccacgcctggggtaTCATTTACTGCTTGGGCATTATCCAtccctggggcatcatccactgctgtggcatcatccactcctggagcatcatccacacctggggcatcatccactgctggaacATCATcgactgctgggacatcatccactgctgggacatcatccactgctgggacatccatgcctggggcatcatccacacctggggcatcatccactggtgggacatcatccactgctgtggcatcatccactgctgggacatcatccatgcctggaacatcatccactgctgggacatcatccactgctgagaCATTTACGCCTAGGAAATCATCCACTATTGGGACATCAtttatgcctggggcatcatccacgcatggggcatcatccactgctgggacatcatccgtgcctggg
This genomic stretch from Callithrix jacchus isolate 240 chromosome 17, calJac240_pri, whole genome shotgun sequence harbors:
- the LOC144580004 gene encoding uncharacterized protein LOC144580004; translation: MGIIHAWGIIHCWDIIHTWGIIHAWGIIHCWNIIHAWGFIHTWGIINCWDIIHCCGIIHAWGIIHCWNIIHCWDIIHCWDIIHAWGIIHCWDIIHAWGIIHCWGIIQPWGIIHCCGIIHAWSIIHTWGIIHCWNIINCWDIIYCWDIHT